From one bacterium genomic stretch:
- a CDS encoding ABC transporter permease: MRRLARYVGLVCTVILLNFLVPRLLPGSPAAGGGGDEAAVLPSAAYQALVATYHLDLPLQAQLARYLAGLPRGDLGWSLTSHRPVARIVMERLPWTLLLVGSAVVLAAALGGVLGWAAAWHGRRRAVRLLTAATVGVGALPEFLIAMVLIVVFSSRLQLFPSGGATTPFAGEAGLMWGLLDVAWHAALPGLTLVLGFTPAFALLMRSALVPVLGERYLVTARAKGLTSGRVVWHALRNALPPVATLLGLRLGTAVAGAAVVERIFAYPGMGLLLYEAVSARDYPLMQGVFLVASLAVLTVNLLLDLIAARLDPRVEGQA, from the coding sequence GTGCGACGTCTGGCACGCTACGTCGGGCTGGTGTGCACCGTCATCCTGTTGAACTTCCTGGTGCCGCGGCTGCTTCCTGGGAGTCCGGCGGCAGGCGGGGGCGGCGACGAGGCGGCGGTCCTGCCGTCTGCCGCCTACCAGGCGCTGGTCGCCACCTATCACCTCGACCTTCCACTGCAGGCCCAACTCGCCAGGTACCTTGCCGGGCTGCCCAGGGGAGATCTGGGATGGTCGTTGACGTCGCACCGTCCGGTTGCCCGCATTGTGATGGAGCGGCTGCCCTGGACGCTCCTTCTTGTAGGGAGTGCCGTCGTGCTGGCCGCCGCGCTCGGCGGCGTGCTGGGGTGGGCGGCCGCCTGGCACGGGCGCCGCCGGGCCGTCCGCCTCCTGACCGCGGCGACCGTGGGTGTGGGCGCCCTGCCCGAGTTCCTGATCGCGATGGTCCTGATTGTGGTATTCTCTTCTCGCCTACAGTTGTTTCCATCCGGGGGTGCCACCACGCCGTTCGCCGGCGAGGCGGGTCTGATGTGGGGCCTGCTCGATGTGGCGTGGCACGCGGCCCTCCCCGGGCTCACGCTCGTCCTCGGCTTCACCCCGGCCTTTGCCCTGCTGATGCGCAGCGCGCTGGTTCCAGTGTTGGGTGAGCGGTACCTGGTCACGGCACGGGCCAAGGGGCTCACCTCCGGACGTGTCGTCTGGCACGCGCTGCGCAACGCGCTGCCGCCCGTGGCCACGCTCCTGGGACTCCGGCTGGGTACGGCCGTCGCCGGCGCGGCCGTGGTCGAGCGCATCTTTGCCTACCCCGGGATGGGCCTGCTTCTGTACGAAGCGGTCAGCGCGCGCGACTATCCCCTAATGCAGGGCGTGTTTCTGGTCGCCAGCCTGGCGGTGCTGACGGTCAACCTGCTCCTGGATCTCATTGCAGCCAGGCTCGATCCGCGTGTTGAGGGGCAGGCGTGA
- a CDS encoding universal stress protein: MPPRISTILVPVDFSTGSAAAVEWAQVLAGAFGAKIVLLSVIDVSVSAIMGGPGGVMVPPPPESLLDQMREEARTEMAAVVARVPGATPVIREGTPRHEILEVVKEVGADLIVMGTHGRTGLAHLLFGSVAEHVVRHAEVPVFTVRGSRE, translated from the coding sequence ATGCCACCTCGCATAAGCACCATTCTGGTACCGGTTGACTTCTCCACCGGGTCCGCGGCTGCGGTCGAGTGGGCTCAGGTACTCGCCGGAGCATTCGGTGCGAAGATCGTCCTGCTCAGCGTGATTGACGTGTCGGTGAGCGCCATTATGGGTGGTCCCGGCGGCGTCATGGTTCCGCCGCCTCCGGAATCGCTGCTGGACCAGATGCGTGAAGAGGCGCGCACGGAGATGGCGGCGGTGGTCGCGCGCGTGCCGGGAGCGACGCCCGTGATCAGGGAGGGCACGCCGCGTCACGAGATCCTTGAGGTTGTCAAGGAGGTTGGGGCCGACCTGATCGTGATGGGCACGCACGGACGCACCGGACTTGCGCACCTACTGTTCGGGAGCGTGGCCGAGCACGTGGTCCGACACGCCGAAGTCCCTGTCTTCACCGTCAGAGGGTCCAGGGAATGA
- a CDS encoding CBS and ACT domain-containing protein gives MLVRDRMSTPAITAETSTSLAEALGMMRRLGIRRLPVLQRSRLVGIVTWTDLMRAQPSLVAGVDAEAASAFLERTAVRAIMSPGPMTIGPDAPIEAAAVIMRREKIGGLPVVEKRSLLGVVTESDIFEAFIDLTGLRQGGARLVVDLSGRANAIAGLAAIADGAGVPLDSLATYQQCDRRLAVVRVAVPYPLHLVEALSEGGFPVLHLAAPPSESDATRGKRRYSTYSRAWESAAR, from the coding sequence ATGCTTGTTCGCGATCGGATGAGCACTCCGGCGATCACGGCGGAGACCAGTACCTCACTGGCCGAAGCCCTCGGTATGATGCGCCGACTCGGGATCCGCCGACTCCCTGTGCTGCAGCGAAGCCGGCTTGTGGGAATCGTTACCTGGACCGACCTGATGCGCGCGCAGCCCTCCCTCGTTGCAGGGGTGGATGCCGAGGCGGCCTCAGCCTTCCTGGAACGGACCGCGGTACGCGCGATCATGAGCCCAGGTCCCATGACGATCGGGCCCGACGCGCCGATCGAGGCCGCCGCGGTGATCATGCGGCGCGAGAAGATCGGCGGGCTGCCGGTCGTCGAGAAGCGGTCACTGCTGGGTGTGGTTACCGAGAGCGACATCTTTGAGGCGTTCATTGACCTCACCGGCCTGCGCCAGGGTGGCGCACGGCTGGTGGTGGATCTCTCTGGCCGCGCTAACGCCATCGCCGGGCTCGCGGCCATCGCCGACGGAGCCGGTGTTCCTCTCGACTCGCTGGCCACCTATCAGCAGTGCGACCGCAGGCTGGCCGTCGTGCGCGTGGCCGTGCCGTACCCCTTGCACCTCGTCGAAGCGCTCAGCGAAGGGGGATTCCCGGTGCTGCACCTCGCCGCCCCGCCGTCGGAATCGGACGCGACCAGGGGGAAGCGGCGGTACTCTACCTACTCCCGCGCCTGGGAATCCGCGGCGCGGTAA
- a CDS encoding molybdenum cofactor guanylyltransferase, with translation MSLTPGLTGVVLAGGASRRMGADKAFVEVEGVPMIQRVIRVLCACCSEVLIVAKEPSAYGHLGLHVIPDRSAVQAPMVGVCSGLWAVTTPWAFVAACDMPYLSPDAVRLLVGLAEGFDAAVPRVEGRWHPLHAVYATGTLPLFEAQLAAGERRMWAVLGALRVRQVTAAELEAVDPGLRTLHNVNTAQEYRRPGGSRPDRIEE, from the coding sequence ATGAGTCTGACGCCCGGACTTACCGGGGTGGTTCTGGCTGGAGGCGCCAGCAGGCGCATGGGGGCCGACAAGGCCTTTGTCGAGGTCGAAGGCGTGCCGATGATCCAGCGGGTGATCCGCGTCCTCTGCGCGTGCTGTTCCGAAGTGTTGATCGTCGCCAAGGAGCCATCGGCCTACGGGCACCTGGGGCTCCACGTGATTCCGGACAGGTCTGCCGTCCAGGCGCCGATGGTAGGCGTCTGCAGCGGTCTATGGGCGGTAACGACGCCCTGGGCGTTCGTGGCGGCGTGCGACATGCCGTACCTCTCGCCGGATGCGGTGCGGCTCCTGGTCGGGCTGGCAGAAGGCTTTGACGCGGCCGTTCCCAGGGTGGAGGGTCGCTGGCACCCCCTGCACGCCGTCTATGCCACGGGGACGCTGCCCCTATTCGAGGCGCAGCTGGCGGCGGGAGAAAGGCGCATGTGGGCCGTCCTCGGGGCACTGCGCGTGCGCCAGGTGACGGCGGCAGAACTGGAGGCCGTTGACCCAGGCCTGCGCACGCTGCACAACGTCAACACGGCCCAGGAGTACCGCCGGCCAGGAGGGTCGCGTCCCGACCGTATTGAAGAGTAA
- a CDS encoding rhodanese-like domain-containing protein: MFKRIAIVAMLVALAAAPAAVAQTPAVQKAMFAFIANLPADFLSLTPPALKAKMDAGEKPFLVDVREATETATGHIQGAVLMPVRTFPRNLGKIPSNRNAEIIVICGSGLRSSYVVMALSTMGYRNVKGMALGMREWNAQNFPVVK, translated from the coding sequence GTGTTCAAGAGAATCGCGATCGTTGCAATGCTCGTGGCACTGGCAGCGGCCCCGGCTGCCGTGGCCCAGACGCCGGCGGTCCAGAAGGCGATGTTCGCGTTCATCGCCAACCTACCGGCCGACTTCCTGAGCCTGACGCCCCCGGCGCTCAAGGCCAAGATGGACGCGGGCGAGAAGCCGTTCCTGGTGGACGTGCGCGAGGCAACCGAGACCGCCACCGGCCACATCCAGGGCGCGGTGCTGATGCCGGTAAGGACGTTCCCCAGGAACCTGGGCAAGATCCCATCCAACCGGAACGCCGAGATCATCGTCATCTGCGGGTCCGGTCTGCGGTCCTCGTACGTGGTCATGGCGCTCAGCACCATGGGCTACAGGAACGTGAAGGGCATGGCGCTGGGGATGCGCGAGTGGAACGCGCAGAACTTCCCGGTGGTCAAGTAG
- a CDS encoding vitamin K epoxide reductase family protein: protein MPPSKPRARANTVRANAVRVSVAGRSSRAWPAAAAVAVAGIAVSGYLLISYARNIAPVCLAGPCAEVATSSYARFLGIPNAALGLTLYVAVAFVAIVAASRASVRSWASPVLFGLAVFGATFSAYLTWLQVAVLQAVCAWCALSAGLWVVLLVLSIVIARRSP, encoded by the coding sequence GTGCCGCCATCGAAGCCGCGCGCCCGCGCTAACACCGTCCGCGCCAACGCCGTCCGCGTATCCGTCGCCGGTAGATCGAGCCGCGCCTGGCCGGCAGCGGCAGCGGTCGCAGTGGCCGGAATCGCGGTTTCCGGATACCTGCTCATCAGCTATGCGCGGAACATCGCGCCCGTGTGCCTGGCAGGTCCCTGCGCCGAGGTCGCCACCAGTTCCTATGCGCGGTTCCTCGGAATCCCGAACGCAGCCCTGGGGTTGACGCTCTATGTGGCGGTCGCCTTCGTAGCGATCGTGGCCGCGTCCCGCGCGTCGGTTAGGTCCTGGGCGTCCCCTGTTCTATTTGGCCTCGCGGTGTTCGGCGCGACCTTTTCCGCCTACCTTACCTGGCTGCAGGTGGCCGTGCTGCAGGCGGTCTGCGCTTGGTGCGCACTGAGCGCGGGACTGTGGGTGGTGCTGCTAGTACTGTCCATCGTGATCGCACGCAGGAGTCCCTGA
- the mobB gene encoding molybdopterin-guanine dinucleotide biosynthesis protein B — translation MNLPVTHVEDALALILRSVSRQPVEEVPLSEAAGRVLAETVLATEDLWPFPRAAMDGVAVRADDLARASDGAPVSLEVVGAIFSGQVWTQPLEPGTAVSIATGAPVPAGADAVVPQELLRRSGDRVTIAQPVERGRHVLPAGEEARAGEAVLHVGTILGGGDLALIAAIGRSSVPVFRRASVAILATGDELVPAGSSLGPGQVRESNSVALAAEVAALGAAPLQLGIAPDDLAVLGERIREGLAADALMICGGASVGERDLVRTALRRLGVEMKFAGVRMKPGSPVAFGLVGARPVFALPGTPGAARIAFEVLVRPALCAMMGHREIHRDVVTATLASALRVKPGRRRFLWGRAAHSAFGIEVAPLTRQGTSTLRSASEANALIVIEPGDSDLPAGARVTVRLLVPAGLRTADGGGPAVLGVVGGSGSGKTTLIERLIPPLRRRGLTVAVVKHHAHMRSVDDEGTDTWRAEQAGAIETVLAGPGGAVYRRPFEGDPPVVQVLAGLRHANLVLVEGYSGSPWPKILVIREGVTQDRPQPAGPIIAIVSDGPACGAEGGGAPVFTWQDLEAVADLVVRKVTPP, via the coding sequence TTGAACCTGCCTGTCACCCACGTCGAGGACGCGCTTGCTCTCATCCTGCGGTCTGTCTCCCGGCAGCCCGTCGAGGAGGTGCCGCTCTCCGAGGCCGCAGGGCGGGTGCTGGCAGAGACCGTCCTGGCCACCGAGGACCTCTGGCCCTTCCCACGGGCGGCCATGGATGGCGTGGCCGTGCGGGCCGACGACCTGGCCAGGGCATCCGACGGCGCGCCGGTCTCCCTGGAGGTGGTCGGCGCCATCTTCTCGGGCCAGGTGTGGACCCAGCCCCTGGAGCCTGGCACCGCCGTCAGCATCGCCACCGGAGCGCCGGTGCCGGCGGGCGCCGATGCGGTCGTGCCCCAGGAACTGCTCCGCCGCAGCGGTGATCGGGTGACGATCGCCCAGCCGGTCGAGCGCGGCCGCCACGTCCTCCCAGCAGGGGAAGAGGCACGTGCCGGCGAGGCCGTTCTCCATGTGGGGACCATCCTGGGGGGAGGAGACCTGGCTCTTATTGCCGCGATCGGGCGCAGCAGCGTGCCGGTATTCAGGCGCGCGTCGGTGGCCATCCTGGCCACGGGCGACGAGCTCGTGCCGGCAGGGTCATCCTTGGGCCCCGGACAGGTGCGCGAGAGCAACTCAGTTGCCCTGGCCGCCGAGGTGGCGGCGCTGGGCGCGGCGCCGCTCCAGCTGGGGATAGCGCCGGACGATCTGGCAGTTCTCGGGGAGAGGATCCGGGAGGGGCTGGCGGCTGATGCCCTGATGATCTGCGGCGGGGCATCGGTCGGCGAGCGCGACCTGGTGAGAACCGCCCTCCGCCGGCTCGGCGTTGAGATGAAGTTCGCCGGCGTCCGGATGAAGCCGGGCTCGCCGGTGGCATTTGGGCTGGTCGGCGCGCGGCCGGTGTTTGCGCTTCCCGGCACGCCCGGGGCGGCCCGCATCGCCTTCGAAGTGCTGGTGCGCCCGGCGCTGTGCGCGATGATGGGCCATCGCGAGATCCACCGCGACGTTGTGACGGCCACGCTGGCGAGTGCGCTGCGCGTGAAACCAGGGCGCCGCCGCTTCTTGTGGGGCCGGGCAGCCCACTCCGCTTTCGGCATCGAGGTCGCCCCGCTCACCCGGCAGGGGACCTCGACGCTGCGCTCGGCGAGCGAGGCCAACGCCCTCATCGTGATCGAGCCAGGGGACTCCGATCTTCCCGCGGGTGCTCGGGTTACCGTCCGGCTCCTCGTGCCGGCCGGACTGCGCACCGCCGATGGCGGAGGACCGGCTGTCCTGGGTGTGGTCGGCGGATCCGGGAGCGGCAAGACCACCTTGATTGAGCGGCTGATCCCGCCTCTGCGCCGGCGCGGCCTGACGGTCGCGGTTGTGAAGCACCACGCGCACATGCGGTCGGTTGACGATGAGGGAACGGACACCTGGCGCGCGGAACAGGCAGGCGCGATCGAGACCGTGCTGGCAGGTCCGGGCGGCGCCGTGTACCGGCGGCCCTTTGAGGGCGATCCGCCGGTGGTGCAGGTACTGGCAGGATTGCGCCACGCGAACCTGGTCCTGGTGGAAGGATACAGCGGGTCACCCTGGCCGAAGATCCTCGTGATCAGGGAAGGTGTTACGCAGGACCGACCGCAGCCCGCGGGCCCGATCATCGCGATAGTGAGCGACGGACCTGCCTGCGGCGCAGAGGGCGGTGGCGCTCCGGTGTTCACCTGGCAGGATCTGGAAGCGGTTGCCGACCTGGTCGTGCGCAAGGTGACTCCCCCATGA
- a CDS encoding thioredoxin domain-containing protein: MTLEIFSDFRCKYCGVLAETVEPLIVSEYVNTGIVRMVYRQFPVGGPLSEQAAEASLCAADQGKFWAYHGALFARLPRGELRGAGDLESAAREIGLDQAAFTRCLRSGQMRARVDADRNEGLRRGVQGTPTSFVGGRTIVGAQPIEAFRAAIEAARPR, encoded by the coding sequence GTGACGCTTGAGATCTTCTCGGACTTCCGGTGCAAGTACTGTGGTGTCCTGGCCGAGACGGTTGAGCCGCTCATTGTGTCCGAGTACGTCAACACTGGGATCGTCCGGATGGTGTACCGGCAGTTCCCGGTGGGAGGCCCGCTTTCTGAGCAGGCCGCCGAGGCCAGCCTGTGCGCAGCCGACCAGGGCAAGTTCTGGGCGTACCACGGCGCGCTGTTTGCGCGACTGCCCCGAGGTGAGCTGCGCGGGGCCGGGGACCTGGAATCCGCTGCTCGCGAGATAGGTCTCGACCAGGCGGCGTTCACCCGCTGCCTGCGCAGTGGGCAGATGCGCGCCCGCGTGGACGCCGACCGGAATGAGGGGCTGCGACGCGGCGTACAGGGTACCCCGACCAGTTTCGTGGGCGGCCGGACGATCGTAGGCGCTCAACCCATTGAGGCGTTTCGTGCCGCCATCGAAGCCGCGCGCCCGCGCTAA
- a CDS encoding alcohol dehydrogenase catalytic domain-containing protein translates to MKAVVSNITIPRYLAARALGRFWRPAFWSRLSPVRLTDIPEPRLPGPDWVKVRVHLGGVCGSDLHVVLLETSPYATVYASMPFVIGHENVGTVVEVGPDAGVTVGSRVVVEPVLACAARGFADPCVACARGDYNLCSRFAEGCISPGLGQGACRDTGGAWGEVMVAHRSQLVSVPAHVSDEQAILVEPLAVAVHAILRFVPPDAETVLVAGAGAIGLATVAALRALRPGSKAIVLARYPHQADLARRFGASAVIAPAGDAHYREIASLTGSRILKPLLGPPVLTGGADVTLECVGTGRSIADAFRLTRAGGRVVLLGLAAVPRGVDWTPIWLREIALHGGFVYSHERVDGRVVRSMDLAMDLLATGGVDLRPLITHRFPLAEFHRAIEVALDKRRHRAVKILLAPS, encoded by the coding sequence GTGAAGGCCGTCGTTTCCAACATCACGATCCCCAGATACCTGGCTGCGCGCGCCCTGGGCCGCTTCTGGCGGCCCGCGTTCTGGAGCCGGTTGAGCCCGGTCCGTCTGACCGACATCCCCGAACCCCGCCTGCCCGGACCTGACTGGGTTAAGGTGCGCGTGCACCTGGGCGGAGTCTGCGGGAGCGACCTGCATGTGGTGCTCCTGGAAACGAGCCCGTATGCCACGGTATACGCCTCGATGCCGTTCGTCATCGGGCACGAGAACGTCGGCACCGTGGTGGAGGTCGGTCCTGATGCGGGCGTGACGGTGGGCAGCCGGGTTGTGGTGGAGCCGGTACTCGCGTGCGCGGCGCGCGGTTTCGCCGATCCATGTGTGGCCTGCGCGCGAGGCGACTACAACCTGTGCAGCCGGTTCGCCGAGGGGTGCATCTCTCCTGGGCTCGGACAGGGCGCCTGCCGCGACACCGGTGGTGCATGGGGCGAAGTGATGGTCGCCCATCGCTCCCAACTTGTCTCCGTCCCTGCCCATGTCTCCGATGAGCAGGCCATCCTCGTGGAGCCGCTGGCAGTGGCGGTGCACGCCATCCTTAGGTTCGTGCCCCCAGACGCGGAGACGGTGCTGGTGGCCGGCGCAGGAGCGATCGGGCTTGCAACTGTGGCGGCGCTGCGCGCGCTCCGGCCGGGATCGAAGGCCATCGTCCTGGCGCGGTACCCGCATCAGGCCGACCTGGCGCGCCGCTTTGGGGCCTCGGCGGTGATTGCCCCTGCCGGGGACGCCCACTACCGGGAGATCGCCTCACTCACGGGTTCCAGAATACTGAAACCCCTGCTGGGGCCGCCGGTGCTGACAGGAGGCGCGGACGTTACGCTGGAGTGCGTGGGAACCGGGCGCAGCATCGCCGATGCATTCCGCCTGACGCGGGCCGGGGGCAGGGTTGTGCTGCTGGGGCTGGCAGCGGTTCCGCGGGGCGTGGACTGGACCCCGATCTGGCTGCGCGAGATCGCGCTACATGGGGGCTTCGTCTACTCGCACGAACGGGTGGACGGCCGCGTGGTCCGGTCCATGGACCTGGCCATGGACTTGCTGGCGACCGGTGGCGTGGACCTGCGACCACTGATCACGCACCGGTTTCCCCTGGCGGAGTTCCACCGCGCGATCGAGGTGGCTCTCGACAAGCGGCGGCACCGCGCCGTCAAGATCCTCCTGGCGCCATCATAG
- a CDS encoding ABC transporter substrate-binding protein, which yields MATFVVSLLLLITVSESAGALPAGPLRLVWWTDVGFPTPFAVSTLGPGGVVRLSLLYDTLVWKDHTGVIPWLAESWRISRDGRRWTFTLRPDVVWHDGRPLTARDVQFSFEYYRTHPFVWVDTSVVAEVTTNGPYTVTFVLREHFAPFLEDVAGIVPVIPAHVWEGVGEPRKAQGLGMATGSGPYRLAEYRPGTGEYRFEANRRYFRGRPKFEEIQYTVIPAERQLLAVQSGQSDAAMSDTYDVVRAFSGHPYLRVWQSEPLSVARLLFNLERPPFDQRAARQAVAYGINRTQLATLVTRGPGVPGSPGIVPPTDRWHNARVRAYPYDPSRARSLVAQAGHTPLSFELLASPSPVVPVVQEMLRRAGIEVAVRTVDARTRAALVAEGKYQAALTFHIGAGGDPDYLRRWLGGGEANLFGQSVEFTHPEFQRLAAGQARTLDRAARRASVYRMQEILADELPTLALYYRRFYWVYDSRKFVPTATAGGLMNGIPLIENKLAFLGR from the coding sequence GTGGCAACGTTCGTCGTGTCGCTGCTGCTCCTGATTACCGTCTCGGAGAGCGCAGGGGCGCTGCCTGCCGGGCCGCTGCGGCTGGTGTGGTGGACGGACGTAGGGTTTCCGACGCCGTTTGCTGTTTCAACGCTGGGACCGGGCGGGGTAGTACGCCTTTCGCTCCTCTACGACACCCTGGTGTGGAAGGATCACACCGGCGTGATTCCCTGGCTGGCGGAATCCTGGCGGATCTCCCGCGACGGCAGGCGGTGGACGTTTACCCTGCGCCCGGACGTGGTCTGGCACGACGGCCGGCCGCTGACGGCCCGCGACGTGCAGTTTTCCTTTGAGTACTACCGCACCCACCCCTTTGTCTGGGTTGATACATCCGTCGTTGCGGAGGTTACCACGAACGGCCCGTACACCGTGACCTTCGTACTCCGCGAACATTTCGCTCCTTTCCTCGAGGACGTCGCTGGGATCGTTCCCGTGATTCCGGCGCACGTTTGGGAAGGGGTGGGCGAGCCGCGTAAGGCGCAGGGTCTGGGTATGGCGACCGGCTCAGGGCCGTATCGGCTGGCAGAGTACCGGCCGGGAACCGGAGAGTACCGGTTTGAGGCCAACCGGCGGTACTTCCGGGGCCGGCCCAAGTTCGAAGAGATTCAGTACACGGTCATTCCCGCGGAGCGGCAGTTGCTGGCGGTTCAGAGCGGCCAATCCGACGCGGCGATGTCCGATACGTACGACGTGGTGCGCGCGTTCTCCGGCCACCCATACCTGCGGGTCTGGCAGAGCGAGCCCCTGTCGGTCGCGCGGCTGCTGTTCAACCTGGAACGGCCGCCCTTCGATCAGAGGGCGGCACGCCAGGCGGTGGCCTACGGGATCAATCGCACGCAACTGGCGACGCTGGTTACGCGCGGGCCGGGAGTTCCTGGAAGCCCGGGCATCGTTCCGCCCACGGACCGCTGGCATAACGCGCGTGTCCGGGCCTATCCCTACGATCCAAGCAGGGCCCGGAGTCTGGTCGCGCAGGCAGGCCACACGCCCCTCTCGTTTGAGCTCCTGGCCAGCCCTTCGCCGGTGGTGCCGGTAGTGCAGGAGATGCTGCGGCGCGCCGGCATAGAGGTGGCGGTGCGCACCGTGGACGCCCGGACAAGGGCCGCCCTGGTTGCGGAGGGCAAGTACCAGGCAGCGTTGACGTTTCACATCGGGGCCGGAGGGGACCCCGACTACCTGCGGCGGTGGCTCGGCGGCGGAGAGGCGAACCTCTTTGGGCAGTCGGTGGAGTTCACCCACCCCGAGTTTCAGCGCCTGGCCGCAGGGCAGGCCCGGACCCTCGATCGGGCCGCCCGCCGCGCGAGCGTCTACAGGATGCAGGAGATCCTCGCGGACGAACTTCCTACCCTGGCGCTCTACTACAGGCGGTTCTACTGGGTTTACGACAGCCGCAAGTTCGTCCCCACAGCCACTGCCGGGGGATTGATGAACGGGATCCCGCTGATCGAGAACAAGCTCGCGTTCCTGGGGCGGTAG